A genome region from Sceloporus undulatus isolate JIND9_A2432 ecotype Alabama chromosome 1, SceUnd_v1.1, whole genome shotgun sequence includes the following:
- the LOC121916329 gene encoding fibrinogen-like protein 1-like protein, whose protein sequence is MNPKISVGYILLLLYQCGLWTTAEKAFELANSHLLPTGGHRKLININAEGFPRDCSEIFKQSEENAKDGLYVIQPAKEPIGVYCNMQDGGWTGIQHITANSTVDFDRTWQDYKYGFGSLDGNYWLGNEYMHQLTSSPTPYTLRIKLVDLNAQIKWGEYEPFHIESEASQYRIRLGLYRGSAVDALCQDTEAYLHDNQKFTTKDRDNDNYFQNCAKLEYNGIAGGGWWYDACAGANLNRRNVIYWQQDCNKTHMCKYAWMMVKPVDQSVDHHQDCSKVCPSQKDEL, encoded by the exons ATGAATCCAAAAATTTCAGTGGGATATATTCTGTTGCTACTCTACCAGTGTGGACTATGGACAACAGCAGAAAAGGCCTTTGAACTGGCTAATTCACACCTGCTTCCTACAGGAGGACACAGAAAACTCATCAATATTAATGCAGAAG GGTTTCCAAGGGACTGCAGTGAGATTTTTAAACAGTCTGAAGAAAATGCCAAAGACGGTCTTTATGTCATTCAGCCAGCGAAGGAGCCCATTGGTGTATACTGTAATATGCAAGATGGTGGCTGGACAGGAATTCAGCATATTACAGCCAACAGCACTGTAGATTTTGATAGGACATGGCAGGACTACAAATATGGATTTGGCTCACTTGATGGTAACTACTGGTTAGGGAATGAATATATGCATCAGTTAACCAGCTCTCCAACACCATATACACTTAGGATTAAACTTGTAGACCTAAATGCTCAAATCAAGTGGGGAGAATATGAACCATTCCACATAGAAAGTGAAGCATCTCAATACAGGATCAGGCTTGGTCTGTATAGAGGTAGTGCTGTTGATGCCCTGTGTCAGGATACTGAAGCATATCTCCATGATAACCAGAAGTTCACCACAAAAGACAGAGATAATGACAACTATTTTCAAAACTGTGCCAAGCTAGAGTACAATGGTATAGCTGGTGGTGGCTGGTGGTATGATGCTTGTGCTGGAGCAAATTTAAATCGCAGGAATGTGATATACTGGCAACAGGACTGCAACAAAACACATATGTGTAAGTATGCTTGGATGATGGTCAAACCTGTTGACCAATCTGTTGACCACCACCAAGACTGCTCCAAGGTTTGTCCATCTCAGAAAGATGAACTGTAA